TTAGCCACTATATCCTGAATTCTCTTTTTTCGTGTACTCGCTTGTGAAGGGTGAATTCTATATTTAAGCAAGACCTTTGGAAGGTTAGATAATTTACCTACCCTAGACAAATCATACCAAAACTTATAATCTTCTGCCAGCGCATAATCCTTATCTCCATCAATAAAGGCATACTCTCTCTTATATCTAATATTGTGCTCTTTGATTACGCTATTACGAATTATACTTGATGGATTTTGAATAGTACTAAACCAAAATATGTTTCTTCGACACTGCTCATCATTTGGACTGAAACGCTTCCAAATTTTGGAATATTTACCAAAAACCTCGATATAGGTCCCTGAAGCGGCTATTTCTGGGTGACTATCCATGTAGCATATTTGTTCTTCTAGTTTGGTTTTAAACATAATGTCGTCAGCATCCATCCTGCAGATATATTCAGTTCGACATTTATCCAAGCCAGTATTTAAAGCCTTTATAAAGCCTTTTTCGTCAAAATGTAAGACCTCTATTTTGTTACTGCCAAATCTTTCGATAATCTCAACTGTATTATCAGTTGAGCAATCATTAACAATTAAAACTTGAAAATCCTGATAAGTTTGATTTAGAATGCTTTCGATACAATCAGAAATAGTTTTAGCAGCATTATATACTGCCATTAGTATTGTGATTCTTGGTTTATTCAAAGGCTTAGAATTTTCTCAAATTTATGTAAAAAGAATAGAATCATTTATTGAGACTTACTACGTTTGTCCTTATAAAAACACCCGTTTATGAGCAGGAAAATCTTTTATTGCCTTATTATTTCGTTAGTAAGTTCTGCTACAGTGCAATCACAAGTTATTCAACCAGGCAGTCATCTTCGAGATTATTATGAGTTGTTGACACTAAAAAATCCAGAAATATCACAGCCTATTAATATTTATCCAGCAATAATATCTGAGTATGAAATAGATTCTACTTTATCCTGGAACCTTTGGGGGGATAAATTTCGATTAACCCAAAAGACTAATAAAAGTAGGCAATTCTCGTGGGTTGATCCATATATAAACTATAGTGCCAATACTGTCACTCCAAGAGGGTATAATGATGGGGCTATTTGGTCAGGAAAAGGTTCAAACATTGCTTTGACAGGAGGGTTTCAGGGAAAACTAGGCCTCTTACATTACACATTTGTCCCCATTTTCACTTGGTCAGAAAATCTTCCGATAAATATACCTTCCAATGTTACCAACTTTGATAAAAGTCCATATTCATACCCGTTTAATGGCAAAATAGATTACGTGCAACAATTCGGTGAAGGAGCTTATTCTAAGTTTAACCTGGGACAATCTGAGATCCGATTGGTGTATAAAAAAATTACTCTTGGTTTGTCGACAGCTAATTTTAAATGGGGGCCGTCAATTTGGAATCCTATTTTAATGAGCAATAACGCCCCAGGAATTCCTCATATGGATTTAGGAACTCCAGCACCTATTGAGACACGAGTTGGTAAATTTGAAGGAAAAATCTATTGGGGAGCAGCATATGAATCAGATTTTTTTGATGATAACCAAAAAAATGACACAAAGTATGTTACGGGAATTTCTTTAGGTTATGAACCTAAGTTTGTTCCAGGTTTAGGCATAGGTGTCAACAGAGTATTATATAAAACATGGAATAAGGAAACCCATTCCATGTTAGATTATTTGGCCGCTTTTTATCGAAACACTTTTAATGATAGCTTGAAGAATGATGACTATGATCAGATGATTTCTGTAACCATTAAATACCAATTCCCTGAAGTGGGGTTTGTCTGCTATATAGAGTATGCCAAGAATGATTTTCATTCCAATTTGGCTGGATGGTTTGAAGAGTTCGATAGAAGCAGAGCTCTTAACTGGGGACTTTCTAAAGTATTTAATATTAACGATAAGAACTATCTGAAAGTTAATTATGAATTCACCACTTTAAGTGCAAATCAGAATCAGATATTACCTGCAAATTCTAACCCACCATATTATGTCCATGCACACGTTCCTGGCGGATACACTAATCAAGGGCAGATCATGGGAGCAGGCATTGGCACTGGGTCAAATGGTAGTGTTTTATCTTTTAACTGGTACCACACAGATGGAAAATTAGGACTCACATACTCCAGAATAAGATTTAATGACGACTATTTTGTAAATTCAAAGAAGGATCAACGATATCCCCCCTACCCTGCTGATTTTGAAATTAGTGTTGGCATAGATTATGTACATTATTTTCATAAGTTTAGTATTAGGCCAGAAATAACATGGAACTATAGAAAAAATTGGTATTATCAAGACGAGGTTGAGGTTCATAATTTTCATTTTGGCCTGCAAGCTCATTACCTCATTTTTGGTTGAATTAGTTTCAAAAGTTAAACGAATAGAAATAAGGAATTGAATTTGAATTGGTTTTATGCATAAGAGAATTATTAGAACATTAATATTTATAGGCATTCTATTCGTGGTGTCCTTTTACTCTAAAAGTCAATCGAGAAAGGTTATATTTTTCCATGAAATTGATGATCAAGCTAGAGTATACGTAGATGATGAATTGATATACGAAAGTGATGTAGTCGGTTATTTGGGAGGAGTTAGCATTAAGGTTGATATTACTAAACACATTACTACTGGAGATGAAACGGTAACTATAAAATTGATCAACATTCAATGTTCAGATTGTTCTGGAGGAAACCCTTGGAGCATAATTTACGAACTTCTTGACGATGAAGAATCCATTGATTACCAAGTATCTGATGGGATTGGTGGAGCTGGATCCAAACCGGTTTATTCCTATAGTTTTAGATGGGATGACTTATAAAAAGTCATCTTGAAAATAGACGTCTCGCAAGTTTGATAAGATAATTATTAAAAAGACAGGCACTAATAAAATACCAACCCACGCTCAGAAAAATCATTCTTAGCACCTCAAACATGGAGACTTCTATTGGATCCAAATGATATACCTTTGATTGGTTGACTGTGGGAAAAGGCGCAATGATAACAACCTCATGGCCAGCCAGTGTGAGATACCTGGTAAGGCTTTCAATGTGGTTTTTGACTCCCCCTGGTCTTGAAAAATCGTATGGACAAACCTGAGCAATTTTCATTTGGATACTTCCCTGTTTATATGGCAAGATTAGCAATTATGTTGTTAATCCTGGCGGGAAATTGTTTGGTTAATGCTCAAAGTAATCGAAAAGTACCTAAGCACCATTTCGAAACTGGAGAAGAGCTTATCTATTCCATGCACTATGGATGGTTTACGATTGGAAAAGCCACCATTTTAATGGATCAGGAACTTTGGAACATACAAGGTAAGCCTCACTATTACCTGCAATGTCGTATCCAAACGACCGGAGTCTTTGATTTTTTTTCCTCTGTAGATGTCTGCGCAGAATCATGGATTGATGTAGCTACATTGAGACCTACGATCTCCTATCGTCAATTTTTTATAGGACAAAGCATGGATATACGTACAGACAGGTTTGAATATGCCGATTCTGTAACTATATCTACCTATGTGGAGGATGTCAACCGTCACCAAGTGGCTAAGGTCAATATTTCGGACACCCTAGTCTTAGACCTACTCAGCACCTATTTGAACCTTCGGGATATCGTTTATTCGAATGATGGGTCTGATACGACGATGGTTAAAATGCACTTTTCCAATGACATTTACCCTTTTGGAATTGTTCATTCTGGTATGGAGGATGAGTATTATCGATTTGATTTGATTTTTCCTGAGACTGAAGAATATGAGAAGGGAAGCCCCGCTTATTTGTTGGCCAAAAAAGAAGACACCATTATCCCAGTGAAACTAGTGGTAGAATTGACTTTGGGAAAACTTGTTTTTATTCTAAACAAACGGAACTATTATTGATTTAAACCTTGCGTCTCTATCTAAGCTCAACTAACCTTGTGAGCTACCAATTGAATAATGCAGCATGCAATCAAAAATCCTTGTAGGTGCTAAGGAATTTATGAATGCTCTAAAATCTAGAGCTCTAGCAGCGACCCAATCGTTGTATGTTCAAGCGATGACTTTTGAAGGAGATTCGGCAGGTGAATCACTAATAAATCTGATGATTCATAGCCCAGCTAAAGATAAAAGGTTGATCATTGATTCTTTTTCCAAAGTAGTGGTGAGTGATCATTTCGTTTTCGGAGCGAGGTATTTAAAAGATTCCAAGTTTAGAGCAGAAGTTCACAACACTTATCATTTGATCGATAAGGCCAGGTCCCATGGTATTCAGGTGAAGTTTATCAACCCAACGGGTCCGATGATGCTGCGATACCCTTTGCGTAATCATAAGAAGATGATGATTGTTGATCAACAGTATGCTTTTATTGGGGGAATCAACTTTAGTGAACACAACTTTGAATGGTATGACATGATGGTCGAGTTGAAAGATCCCAGTACCAGTGATGAGTTATCTAAAGATTTCCTCCAAACTTGGAAGGGAGTTAATCAATCAAAAAACATTAGCGTTAACAGCAATCAATTGTTTTTTTTCAATGGAATAAAAAGCGAGAGAATGTATGAAGAGTTCTTTGATTTGATTCGAAAGGCAAAAAAAAACATTCTAGTCATCTCCCCCTACATTTCAGATCCATTGTTACCCATTCTAATGGAGAAGGCCAAATCAGGGATCAAAGTGGATATCATTTCTCCAGAGCAAAACAACAAAGGTTTTTTTTACAATTATTTGATAGCTCAAAGCTCTGAAGGTCAGTTCAACTTATATCATCACCCGGGAATGTTCCACCTAAAAGCCATATTAATTGATAGCAGAAAGCTAATTTTTGGAAGCAGCAATTATGATTTGATCAGTTATCATTTCGAACAGGAAGTGGTAGTGGTCTGTCAGGAAACCTCCTTGATCCAGGAGTTCATAACAAGGATTGTACGACCAATGAAAGAAATATCTAAACCATACTTTCCCAATGGGGTATCTTCCATAAAGTCCAAAATGATATTGAAGATCGTTAGTAAGTTAAGTCATATCTTATCCAGATCGTTCCTAAAACCTGCGTGATTCATTAAACTTGCGCGGTAAATTTAGGAATCGCTTGATTTCCTTCTAAAAGCAAAAGAATTAGTGATGAACATTATCAGTAGAATCCGCCAAGATTTTAGAAAATCATATCAATCGATCAAACTTCCTCAGGTGGAAGAAACTTTTGACATCTATTTTAGTCGGTTTTTTGGATACTACTTTGCAGTACTTGCAAAACGGATGAGCCTCACGCCAAATCAAGTTTCACTCAGCAGCTTGTTTTTTGGTCTCATTGCAGGGGTACTATTTTATTTCCAAGAGAATTTCACACTTATGATGACGGCCTGCTTTTTGATAACTCTGGCAGGATTACTTGATTCTGCAGACGGACAACTGGCTAGAATGACGGGACAATCAAGTGAGTTTGGGAGAAAGGTCGACGCTCTAATAGACATTTTGGTTTTTAGTGCTGCCTATTTAGGAGGTCTCTTCTACTTTTTTCATCATGGATACGGTTGGTGGATAGTGCCATTAGCAGTGGGAGCGGGTTACTTTCACAGTATCAAGTCTGCTGTCTATGAATTTTATAAGACCGAATTTATTTATTACTTAAATGAGGGAAAGGGTTGTCACCGAGTCTCATACATTGAAGAAGTAATGGCAAATCCGCCAAAGAAAGGGATTGGCTTGAAAATAATGCACTACATGGAAATTGACTATATCCAAAAGCAGGCCATGTTTCAAGGTAGAAAGCGGGCAGTCAGAGAACAGTTCGAGCAATGGGCTTTAGGTAAAGAATCCGCTAAATTCAAGGACAAGTACAATAAAATTCAGACATCTATCCTGACCTGGTGGGCTCTTGTCGGTGGAACAAATGTTCATCGCACAGCATTGATGGTATGCAGTTTGTTTGGCCGAATGGACATTTACTTTTTCTTTAGTATTTCAATCACTGTATTTCTTATTCCAATAGCGATTTGGCAAAATTCATTGGACCGAAGACTGATCGAGGAAATGAAATGACTACTTTCTATTGAGACTCCAGAAAGTAAGGTACCCACTTATAGCTGACATCACATGTATGAATGAAATATGAATATCTATTCCTATGACTGTCAGATTAAGAGTTTCAAAAGAAGCTATAATCAATGGTATTGCCCATTTCTTACGACTATCATAGGTCAATGCACCTGCTGCTGAATAAAGACCAACAGATCCTCCCATCCAATTTCTCTCGAATCCGAAGGAAAAGAACTCAATATGAGGCCATAGATATAACCCAACATTAAAAAACAGACCGAAGAAGACACCCACGAAAACATAGGACCCAAAAAAAACAACCAAAGCTTTTTTGTAGCCATATTGGACTTCTAAAGACTGAATGGTTAGTAGAATTCCAAAAATCGTAACAAAAAAAATGTGATCAATTCCATTATGAAAAAAAGGAGCTGTAAACCAGCTAAAAAAATAGGCAATCGGGTTGCTTATCATCTTCCCCATCCAAATAGCGCGATCACAAGCAAATGCATGCTGCCAGCTGTCATCACAGTTTCGGGTGGAAGCAAACCCTAAAATTCCAACAATGGACCAAATGAAAGTGAAATAGATAATGCTAAAAGGTCTGCTTTTAAACCATTCAATGAAACTCATTTTTTGGCCATGGGTATCAGTCCAAAACCACTGAAATGGAATTAGCTGCTCAGATGTGTGATTTTTCATTATTTCACTAATACCGGATTACAAAGATTTGGAACATCCTCTTTTGAAGTCTATCAAACTACTGGGCATAAACACCTCACTTCTCTTGTCCAAATAATTTTATACTTCATAGACAACTTGTCTTCGTAAAGATATGATAATTTTGATGTCTATGGTTAAGCACTGTGTCATATTAGTCGCCGGCAGGAATAGTAGGTTAGATACCGGTAAGCCCAAATCACTTTTAGAAATTAATGGAGTATCACTACTGGAACGTCATATTCAGTTATTCAGTAAAGAGGGCTGCGATAACTTTTGCATAGTCACAGGCCATAACCCTGAACCTATTAAAGAGAAGGTTGAAGAGTTAAAAAAGCGATACGAGGTTGCAATTAACATTGCACACAACGACCGTTATGACTTAGAGAATGGATTTTCAATAAGTGTTGTTCAGAACTGGGTAAAATCAATAAACTCCGAGGGCTTTTTTCTTACAATGGGCGATCATGTTTTCGACTCTCTGTTTATTTCCAGCTTTCAAAAAGATATAACTAAAAGAGATGGAAAAGAAGCTTTGTGTCTCGCGGTTGATACCCCGTCCGAATTAAACCGTCATATTGATATCGAAGATGTAACCAAAGTTTTAATACAAGAAACAGGATACATCGAACAAATTGGAAAAGGGATTGCAAAGTTTAATAGATACGATACAGGTTTGTTTTATATGAAGCCTGATGTATTCGAGTCATTAAATAAGTGCTTTGCTCAAGGAAAGTATACCATATCAGATCTTGTCACCTCTTTAATTCAGGAATACAATGCCACTACTATTGATGTGACAGGTTATCTATGGAATGATGTGGACAATCACTCGGATCTGGATATTACCCGCAAGCTATATAGCTGACACCTTATCTTTGATCCTTTTCTTAAAAATAGAAGTCCTGAATTTCGTCATTGATAACAATTCAACCTTTTTCAGATTGAGAAAAGCATGACTGGAACGTTTTAAAAGAAAGCAGGAATTTCGTTCAAAAACCTATAAAACAAAAAAGCATTGTCGACTGACGTGACAATGCTTTCAATATCTATAGTAGCGCTATTTAAATTTAGACGCTTGCTTTAGCCGTCTCCAAAAATTCATTCATCCTTTTCAGTATCTCTGTTTCACTGAACTTATCTGCGGGCGATTTAAATCCGAAGGCAGAAACAACAGGCACATTTCCGGCATGTCCCATGTCTTTTGCCAATTTAGCCAAACGGATCACATCCAGCATAACCCCTGCGCTATTAGGACTGTCCTCTACCTTTAGTTTGAGTTCCAGTTCAAAACGCTGATTACCAAACTGAGAACCATTGACATTGATATAGCAAATTTTGGTATCATTAAGATGTGGAACAAAATCACTCGGCCCTATACGCACTGCAGGATCTGTAGTACAATTAAATAGAGTACTTACAGCATTGGTCTTAGAAATTCGCTTTGACATAAGCCGTGACTCGTCGATCATGTTTTCAAAATCGGTATTTCCACCGACATTGAGCTGGTACAAATCATCGATATTGAACCCTCTGGTCATCAAGCTCTCTACTAATACCCTATTTAGATAGGTAGCGCCAAATTGAGATTTAATATCATCACCTGCGCAAACTAGGCCGGCTTCTTTAAACTTATCACTCCACTCAGGTTGTGAGCAAATGAAAACTGGAATGGCATTCAAAAACCCAACTCCTGCCTTCAGAGCTTCACTTGCATAAAATTTGGCAGCCTCCTCACTTCCTACTGGTAGATAACAAACAAGAAACTCAGCACCAGTTTCTCTCAAATAGGCAGCCACGTCTACTGACTCATGATTAGCCTCCACTTGAAAAGATTCAGACATATGTGAAGCTACTCCATCAAGTACTGGTCCAGACACAACCTCTACGTTCAAATTTGGAACCTCTGAAAATACTCGGGCACAATTAGGTTTTGCAAAAATGGCCTCAGACGCATCCTTACCTACCTTTCGTTTGTCAATATCGATTGCACCTACAACTTGTATATCTCCAATCTTATAAGAACCAATCTCTTTTCTAACAAAACCGGTTTGCTCTGACTCGTTCTTATAAAACTCAATTCCTTGTATTAATGCAGAAGCACAATTACCAACACCCGCAATAGCTATCTTTACCATATGATCTAAAAAATTAACGGCAAATTAAGGGAATTTTAACAAAGTCCGGGGGATTTATAGGCTATATTTTTCCCCTTCCTTATTTGAGCCAAATACTACAGTTAATTCAAATATCCTGTTTCAAAACCAACAATACAATATTCTCTACATGATGGGTATGCGGAAACATATCCACCGGCTGAATCTTTTCTACTTGATAATCTTCACTCATCAAAGCAATATCACGTGCTTGTGTCGCCGGATTACAACTCACATACACGACTTTCTTGGGTGAGAGTTTCAGAATCATATTGACCACATCTTCGTGCATACCTGCACGCGGCGGATCGGTAATGATTACATCTGGCTGACCATTCTTAGCCACGAATTCATCGTTGAGGACATCCTTCATATCCCCTGCGTAGAAGTCTGTATTTTCGATTCCATTCACCTCCGCATTGACGAAAGCATCTTTGATCGCATCCTCTACATACTCGATACCGATCACTTTTTTGGCCTGGCTGGCACAATAGTTCGCAATGGTACCAGTCCCCGTATACAAATCGTACACCAGATCCTCTTTAGACAATTCAGCAAACTCCAGAGCCTTATCGTAAAGAACCTTGGCCTGTGCAGAATTGGTTTGATAAAAAGATTTGGGTCCGATCTTGAACTTCAAACCACCCATCTCTTCGACGATATGATCCTTTCCCGAGTAGCACACAATTTCCTGATCAAAGATGGTATCATTTTTCTTCTGATTGATCACATAGAGCAAACTGGTGATCTCAGGAAACTTCTCTTTCAGATGAGCCATCAGGCCTTCGATCGCCTCTCTATCAGGCTCAAAAAACTGAACCAAAACCATCAACTCTCCAATATCTGTCAAACGAATCATCAGATTACGCAACAAGCCATGCTGATCTCTGATATCGAAAAAGGTTAGTCCATTGGCAAAAGCATAACTTCTCACTTCATTTTTGATGGCATTGGTTGGTTCCTCCATCAGATGGCAAGTCTCAACATCCACCACTTTATCAAAAAGCCCTGGGATATGAAACCCTAAACCATTTCGATTCAAGTCTTCACCAGTATCAATCTGGTCCTTGGTCAACCATTTTTTATTAGAGAAAGTAAATTCCAATTTGTTTCTATAGCGCAAAGTCTTTACCGATCCAATAATCGGTGCAATCTCAGGCAAATCCACTTTACCAATGCGCGAAAGGTTATCGGCCACTTGTTGCTGTTTAAACTCCAGTTGAGACTGGTAGTTCAACATCTGCCACTTACAGCCTCCACAAGTGCCAAAATAGTCACAAACGGCCTCTTCCCTCAGATCAGAATACTGGTGATAATGTACTGGATTGCCCTCCATATAAGCCTTACGCTTTTTGGTCACCTGAACATCCACTACATCACCGGGAACGGCCCCTTTTACAAAGACCACCATCCCGTCATGCCTTGCAACCGCCTTACCTTCAGCAGCTACCGATTCTATTGACAGATTTTCTAACCTGATTTGCTTTCTTTTTCTAGCCATGGGGCGCAAAATTAGAGGAAAACCAAAGACTTTTCCCTTTAAGCCAAAAGATTTAGGAGAATATCAGAACATCAAATGACCTTCTTGACTTTAGACTGCTTGATATAGGCTTCACTTCCCATCCAATCTACTTTGACCCAAACATCATCCTCACTCAAAACAGTCAATCTATGCCCTCTCTTGACCACTTCGATCAAATCAGAACCAGCCGATGGACCATTCATCAAATACACATGATCAGCAGATATGATCACTTGTTCTCTTTGAAGCTGAAAATTGGATATAAAGAAAAACACCAAAAGCACCACGCAGAGACTAATGGCATAGGGCAAGGCATTTTCCTTACTTTTGAACTTCTTGTATACCACCACGGTCATCAGCAAAAGAGCAATTCCTAAAACGATGGCATTGCTCATCATATAGTGTCTATTGACGATTCCTTTGAAGAAGTCAAAATCAGTAACCTTATAGCCTTCGAGATCATATTCGCTGGCAATTTCTTCCATCTTGTATCTGGCTTGCTTGTTAGAAGTCAGTAAATAATACTTGTTGAGATACAAAAGTGCCTCGCTGTAATTGCCCAAACCTTCTTTGATATAAGCCATTTTCATGAGCATTTGTGGCGTAGCTTCGTTTTCCTTCTCGAGCAAACGATCATATATCTCGAAAGATTCGGTATATTTCCCTTCTGAAAAAAGCGAATCCGCGTGCAAAAGTGCACGATCCGCTGAGAGGTCTTGCGCTGTTAATGAAGCACTTAGAAAAGTGAAAAATAAGACTGTAATAAAATTGAATAATTTGTTTTGCATTTTCGTCATAAGGCGCCTACATTTGCAACCGCAAAATAAGGGAATGACCTATAAAAATAGAAAATTCTTTTGCAAAATGTCGATTGGTTAGCTCAGTTGGTAGAGCAACGCCCTTTTAAGGCGTGGGTCCTGGGTTCGAGCCCCAGACCAATCACAGATGAGACCTGGTAGTCGTACCGGGTTTTTTATTCTTAGTGATTTTCGATTGGTTAGCTCAGTTGGTAGAGCAACGCCCTTTTAAGGCGTGGGTCCTGGGTTCGAGCCCCAGACCAATCACTATCCAAACAAAAAGCCTCTGAAATTCAGAGGCTTTTTTCGTTTTACAGAATAGCTAAAATCAGGACAATCTATTTTTCTGAGGGATGGCCTTTATTCATTTTAGTTTTTTGTTGCTTCAAATCAGACAAGAAGCAAAAGACTGTTTGAGTCCTAACAGGAATAAGATAAATATCAAGGATTCAAAGTGGGCGAGTTTCTTTTGATTCCTGATTTTAAGTTGTAAAAAGCGTTAAGAAATGAATAGCAGCCTTGATTTCTTTGATTACTTTCTTCATCAAGGAAGAAAGTAATGCCTAGCCGGCAAGGCGAAAGTATCCATACAAAAACAAAGGATTGCCTTGACTAGTAGAGTTGTCAATTAAAATAAAA
This is a stretch of genomic DNA from Reichenbachiella ulvae. It encodes these proteins:
- a CDS encoding phospholipase D-like domain-containing protein is translated as MQSKILVGAKEFMNALKSRALAATQSLYVQAMTFEGDSAGESLINLMIHSPAKDKRLIIDSFSKVVVSDHFVFGARYLKDSKFRAEVHNTYHLIDKARSHGIQVKFINPTGPMMLRYPLRNHKKMMIVDQQYAFIGGINFSEHNFEWYDMMVELKDPSTSDELSKDFLQTWKGVNQSKNISVNSNQLFFFNGIKSERMYEEFFDLIRKAKKNILVISPYISDPLLPILMEKAKSGIKVDIISPEQNNKGFFYNYLIAQSSEGQFNLYHHPGMFHLKAILIDSRKLIFGSSNYDLISYHFEQEVVVVCQETSLIQEFITRIVRPMKEISKPYFPNGVSSIKSKMILKIVSKLSHILSRSFLKPA
- the rlmD gene encoding 23S rRNA (uracil(1939)-C(5))-methyltransferase RlmD: MARKRKQIRLENLSIESVAAEGKAVARHDGMVVFVKGAVPGDVVDVQVTKKRKAYMEGNPVHYHQYSDLREEAVCDYFGTCGGCKWQMLNYQSQLEFKQQQVADNLSRIGKVDLPEIAPIIGSVKTLRYRNKLEFTFSNKKWLTKDQIDTGEDLNRNGLGFHIPGLFDKVVDVETCHLMEEPTNAIKNEVRSYAFANGLTFFDIRDQHGLLRNLMIRLTDIGELMVLVQFFEPDREAIEGLMAHLKEKFPEITSLLYVINQKKNDTIFDQEIVCYSGKDHIVEEMGGLKFKIGPKSFYQTNSAQAKVLYDKALEFAELSKEDLVYDLYTGTGTIANYCASQAKKVIGIEYVEDAIKDAFVNAEVNGIENTDFYAGDMKDVLNDEFVAKNGQPDVIITDPPRAGMHEDVVNMILKLSPKKVVYVSCNPATQARDIALMSEDYQVEKIQPVDMFPHTHHVENIVLLVLKQDI
- a CDS encoding phosphocholine cytidylyltransferase family protein, translating into MVKHCVILVAGRNSRLDTGKPKSLLEINGVSLLERHIQLFSKEGCDNFCIVTGHNPEPIKEKVEELKKRYEVAINIAHNDRYDLENGFSISVVQNWVKSINSEGFFLTMGDHVFDSLFISSFQKDITKRDGKEALCLAVDTPSELNRHIDIEDVTKVLIQETGYIEQIGKGIAKFNRYDTGLFYMKPDVFESLNKCFAQGKYTISDLVTSLIQEYNATTIDVTGYLWNDVDNHSDLDITRKLYS
- a CDS encoding SH3 domain-containing protein, with product MQNKLFNFITVLFFTFLSASLTAQDLSADRALLHADSLFSEGKYTESFEIYDRLLEKENEATPQMLMKMAYIKEGLGNYSEALLYLNKYYLLTSNKQARYKMEEIASEYDLEGYKVTDFDFFKGIVNRHYMMSNAIVLGIALLLMTVVVYKKFKSKENALPYAISLCVVLLVFFFISNFQLQREQVIISADHVYLMNGPSAGSDLIEVVKRGHRLTVLSEDDVWVKVDWMGSEAYIKQSKVKKVI
- a CDS encoding inositol-3-phosphate synthase — protein: MVKIAIAGVGNCASALIQGIEFYKNESEQTGFVRKEIGSYKIGDIQVVGAIDIDKRKVGKDASEAIFAKPNCARVFSEVPNLNVEVVSGPVLDGVASHMSESFQVEANHESVDVAAYLRETGAEFLVCYLPVGSEEAAKFYASEALKAGVGFLNAIPVFICSQPEWSDKFKEAGLVCAGDDIKSQFGATYLNRVLVESLMTRGFNIDDLYQLNVGGNTDFENMIDESRLMSKRISKTNAVSTLFNCTTDPAVRIGPSDFVPHLNDTKICYINVNGSQFGNQRFELELKLKVEDSPNSAGVMLDVIRLAKLAKDMGHAGNVPVVSAFGFKSPADKFSETEILKRMNEFLETAKASV
- a CDS encoding CDP-alcohol phosphatidyltransferase family protein, which gives rise to MNIISRIRQDFRKSYQSIKLPQVEETFDIYFSRFFGYYFAVLAKRMSLTPNQVSLSSLFFGLIAGVLFYFQENFTLMMTACFLITLAGLLDSADGQLARMTGQSSEFGRKVDALIDILVFSAAYLGGLFYFFHHGYGWWIVPLAVGAGYFHSIKSAVYEFYKTEFIYYLNEGKGCHRVSYIEEVMANPPKKGIGLKIMHYMEIDYIQKQAMFQGRKRAVREQFEQWALGKESAKFKDKYNKIQTSILTWWALVGGTNVHRTALMVCSLFGRMDIYFFFSISITVFLIPIAIWQNSLDRRLIEEMK
- a CDS encoding capsule assembly Wzi family protein codes for the protein MSRKIFYCLIISLVSSATVQSQVIQPGSHLRDYYELLTLKNPEISQPINIYPAIISEYEIDSTLSWNLWGDKFRLTQKTNKSRQFSWVDPYINYSANTVTPRGYNDGAIWSGKGSNIALTGGFQGKLGLLHYTFVPIFTWSENLPINIPSNVTNFDKSPYSYPFNGKIDYVQQFGEGAYSKFNLGQSEIRLVYKKITLGLSTANFKWGPSIWNPILMSNNAPGIPHMDLGTPAPIETRVGKFEGKIYWGAAYESDFFDDNQKNDTKYVTGISLGYEPKFVPGLGIGVNRVLYKTWNKETHSMLDYLAAFYRNTFNDSLKNDDYDQMISVTIKYQFPEVGFVCYIEYAKNDFHSNLAGWFEEFDRSRALNWGLSKVFNINDKNYLKVNYEFTTLSANQNQILPANSNPPYYVHAHVPGGYTNQGQIMGAGIGTGSNGSVLSFNWYHTDGKLGLTYSRIRFNDDYFVNSKKDQRYPPYPADFEISVGIDYVHYFHKFSIRPEITWNYRKNWYYQDEVEVHNFHFGLQAHYLIFG
- a CDS encoding DUF3108 domain-containing protein gives rise to the protein MKNRMDKPEQFSFGYFPVYMARLAIMLLILAGNCLVNAQSNRKVPKHHFETGEELIYSMHYGWFTIGKATILMDQELWNIQGKPHYYLQCRIQTTGVFDFFSSVDVCAESWIDVATLRPTISYRQFFIGQSMDIRTDRFEYADSVTISTYVEDVNRHQVAKVNISDTLVLDLLSTYLNLRDIVYSNDGSDTTMVKMHFSNDIYPFGIVHSGMEDEYYRFDLIFPETEEYEKGSPAYLLAKKEDTIIPVKLVVELTLGKLVFILNKRNYY
- a CDS encoding glycosyltransferase family 2 protein, with translation MNKPRITILMAVYNAAKTISDCIESILNQTYQDFQVLIVNDCSTDNTVEIIERFGSNKIEVLHFDEKGFIKALNTGLDKCRTEYICRMDADDIMFKTKLEEQICYMDSHPEIAASGTYIEVFGKYSKIWKRFSPNDEQCRRNIFWFSTIQNPSSIIRNSVIKEHNIRYKREYAFIDGDKDYALAEDYKFWYDLSRVGKLSNLPKVLLKYRIHPSQASTRKKRIQDIVANKIRREALMDFLRDQGLEFQSINWSTDKSSVFEKVKQIKVAKIDQWHLAMTKYMLIQSTKEIGFFEFLKLVFSSNFIFDRNSPELCVKMIKSKFGNERSML